From Pseudomonas sp. AN-1:
GAGCATGGTCGCCGGGCGTGTAGTGGTGGTCGATCCGGATCAGAAGCGCATGCTTGGCATGGTCAGCACCGGTTTCACGGCACCGTCCACATTGAGTCGCGACGGCAAGCTGTTGTACACCGCCGACCTTTTCTACTCTCGTGGCACCCGTGGAACTCGCACTGATGTGCTGACTGCCTGGGATACCAGCACTCTGTCGCCGTCCTGGGAAGTTGTTATTCCTTCCAAGCGTTCCATGTCGCTGACTCAGCGCTACAGCATCGGGACCAGCGCAGACGATCGCTTCGTTTATATCTACAACTTCACGCCCTCGACTTCGATCACCGTGGTCAACGCCGAGAGCAGGTCTGTGGTCGGTGAGCTGGCGATTCCTGGCTGTGTTCTCAGTCAGCCTGTTGGCAAGCGCCGCCTTGCGTCGTTGTGCGGGAATGGGAGCATTCAGCTGATCACGCTGGATGACGCCGGCAAGGAGGTGGCGCGCAGTCAGACCAGGTTCTTCGATCCGGATGCCGAAAAGTTGGTTGAACGTGCGGTAAACGTTGGTGACACGTATTACTACACGACTACTACCGGCACCATTCGTGCGGTCGACCTGTCTGGCAAGGAGCCGAGGATTCTCCCGGCCTGGGAGCTGGTGCAGCGGGAAGCCGACAAGAAGGCCGGCTGGGCGCCTGGTGGCTGGCAACTGATGGCAGTCGCTCCGAAGCTGAATCGCCTCTACGTGTTGATGCATGACGCCCACGAGCCGATGAAGTGGGAAGACCCGAGCCCGATCATCTGGGCTTATGACCTCAAGACCCACAAGCAGATCGGCACTCTGGAAGCGCCCATCCCCGTGTGGAGTCTGCGCGCCACCACCGACGACCGGCCGCTGTTGCTGGGCACCAACGTCGAGGGTGGTCTGGAGATCTTCGACCTGCTCAGTGGCAAGCACACCGGGACCATGGACAAGATCACCAAGACACCGAGCCAGGTTCTCAGCCACTGACGAGGTGTGCCATGCAGCCTGATCCGATCTTCGTCATAGCTGCCGCCCTCGCGGTGGCGGTGATCCTGGCCAGCGCCGCGAGCCACAAGCTGCGCGCCCCCGCCCGCTTCGCCAACCAGGTGGATGACTATCAGCTGCTGCCCCGGGGCCTGGTGCGCCCGGTGTCGCGACTGCTGCCAGTCATCGAAGCGGCAGTGGCCATCGCCCTGCTGGTGCCCGCCAGTCGCCAACTGGCCGCCCTGGCCGCCGCCGCGCTGTTGGCCGGCTACGGGCTGGCGATCGCCATCAACCTGCGGCGCGGCCGTCACGACATCGACTGCGGATGCGCCGGGCCGAACCAGGCCCAGCCGATCCGCCCGGTACTGCTGTTGCGCAACGCGGCGCTGGTGGGCCTGGCGCTGCTCGCCAGCCTCGTCCCGCACGGCCGTGAGCTTGGGGGCTTCGACGGCTTCGTCGCGATCGCCGCCAGTGCCGCAGCCCTGCTCCTCTATGCCACTGCCGAGGGCCTGCTGG
This genomic window contains:
- a CDS encoding amine dehydrogenase large subunit, translated to MGIGHACADLPADNIGQEKLAFPPEPHRAYIVDVEFESMVAGRVVVVDPDQKRMLGMVSTGFTAPSTLSRDGKLLYTADLFYSRGTRGTRTDVLTAWDTSTLSPSWEVVIPSKRSMSLTQRYSIGTSADDRFVYIYNFTPSTSITVVNAESRSVVGELAIPGCVLSQPVGKRRLASLCGNGSIQLITLDDAGKEVARSQTRFFDPDAEKLVERAVNVGDTYYYTTTTGTIRAVDLSGKEPRILPAWELVQREADKKAGWAPGGWQLMAVAPKLNRLYVLMHDAHEPMKWEDPSPIIWAYDLKTHKQIGTLEAPIPVWSLRATTDDRPLLLGTNVEGGLEIFDLLSGKHTGTMDKITKTPSQVLSH
- a CDS encoding MauE/DoxX family redox-associated membrane protein; this translates as MQPDPIFVIAAALAVAVILASAASHKLRAPARFANQVDDYQLLPRGLVRPVSRLLPVIEAAVAIALLVPASRQLAALAAAALLAGYGLAIAINLRRGRHDIDCGCAGPNQAQPIRPVLLLRNAALVGLALLASLVPHGRELGGFDGFVAIAASAAALLLYATAEGLLANGPRLLKLIGR